A part of Paenibacillus sp. IHBB 10380 genomic DNA contains:
- a CDS encoding DUF3231 family protein, translating to MGILDGNPKDEPLHYGEIYEVWLFSMKAKGCISAYRAYQYHAGDKDLRKLLGDVIDQAELEVSECDKVLTHNGIVTSPKLPERPEVKLEDIPVGVRFTDQEIAAMVAADTSLGLVSCSAIMGNSIREDLGALFAKYHVTKAALGLKVLKMTKEKGWLIPPPLQVKRADKEV from the coding sequence GTGGGAATATTAGATGGTAATCCAAAAGATGAACCTTTACATTATGGGGAGATCTATGAAGTTTGGTTATTTTCAATGAAAGCAAAAGGCTGCATCTCAGCATACCGGGCTTATCAGTATCATGCTGGAGATAAGGATCTTAGAAAATTATTAGGTGACGTAATTGATCAAGCTGAGCTGGAAGTCAGTGAATGTGATAAAGTTCTTACTCATAATGGAATCGTAACGTCACCTAAACTCCCTGAAAGACCAGAAGTTAAATTAGAGGATATTCCTGTAGGTGTAAGATTTACTGATCAAGAAATTGCTGCAATGGTTGCTGCAGATACCTCATTAGGATTAGTCTCATGTAGTGCGATTATGGGTAATTCAATAAGAGAAGATCTGGGTGCTTTGTTTGCGAAATATCATGTTACAAAAGCTGCTCTAGGGTTAAAGGTTCTTAAAATGACCAAGGAAAAAGGGTGGCTTATACCTCCTCCACTTCAAGTAAAGCGTGCTGATAAAGAAGTATAA
- a CDS encoding LysE family transporter: MGILFGYIFLGISLSAPIGPINAAQLDAGIKKGFGHAWLVGLGAMVADILYMIMVYMGLVHFISVPFIQTFLWLFGSFVLIYTGIESLMGIGQVVDNRQNNRDTRFKSFSYGFLMSLTNPLTILFWLGIYGSVLVETASKYDAKHLLLYSFAIIFGIFIWDLIMASVASSARKWFTENTLKVISAISGLSLLGFGVYFGYKAVKILFFH, translated from the coding sequence TTGGGCATACTATTCGGTTATATATTTTTGGGAATATCTTTATCAGCACCCATCGGGCCCATTAATGCGGCACAATTAGATGCAGGTATTAAAAAGGGATTCGGACATGCATGGTTAGTGGGATTAGGGGCAATGGTTGCCGATATCCTCTATATGATAATGGTGTATATGGGGCTTGTTCATTTCATATCCGTACCGTTCATACAAACTTTTCTGTGGCTTTTCGGCAGTTTTGTACTTATTTATACCGGGATTGAAAGTTTGATGGGAATTGGACAAGTTGTGGACAATAGGCAAAACAATAGGGACACCCGCTTTAAATCATTTTCCTATGGTTTCTTGATGTCATTAACTAATCCGTTAACTATCCTATTCTGGCTTGGAATTTATGGATCGGTACTAGTAGAGACAGCATCAAAATATGATGCTAAACATTTATTATTATATAGTTTTGCCATTATTTTTGGTATTTTTATTTGGGATCTTATCATGGCGAGCGTGGCCAGTTCTGCTCGAAAGTGGTTTACAGAAAATACCCTTAAAGTTATTTCAGCCATATCAGGTTTGTCATTACTCGGTTTTGGGGTTTATTTTGGATATAAAGCCGTTAAAATTCTATTTTTCCATTGA
- a CDS encoding amino acid permease, translating to MPRNNNPHNNQTSSDHENKLRWWQLSLLGVACTIGTGYFLGAGLAITIGGPSVLISFVIAAIGTYLVFDVLAQMTAEHPVKGSFRSYAKQAYGRWAGFSSGWVYWSSELLITGSQLTALSLFSRFWFPNIPMWVLASVFAILGLAIIFAGTKGFERMENVFAIIKVSAIIMFIVLGVLALCGVLGQGKSNPSFPFDTFFEKGFIGLWSSLLFAFYAFGGIEIMGIMAIRLQEPKDAPKSGRVMLSLIAIIYVVSLTLTIIMISWKTLNTKESPFLQALHQYELPFVPHLFIGILIIAGFSTMVASLFAVTSMLVTLAEDDDAPSLFAKKTKNRPLFAIGLTTAALILSIVCAMLLPGKVYVYITTAAGLMLLYNWFFILITSGSILQLTKWGKMKRFLGMLILLTAISGSLFHHTSRPGFFVSLGFLLLITIVTLLIRRKWKKNIKE from the coding sequence ATGCCCAGGAATAACAATCCACATAACAATCAAACATCTAGTGATCATGAAAACAAACTTCGTTGGTGGCAATTATCTCTTCTCGGTGTTGCTTGTACCATTGGAACAGGTTATTTCTTAGGGGCAGGGTTAGCAATCACAATTGGTGGGCCTTCCGTATTGATTTCTTTCGTTATAGCTGCAATTGGCACTTATCTCGTCTTCGACGTTCTTGCACAAATGACTGCTGAACATCCAGTTAAGGGATCTTTTCGTTCATATGCTAAACAAGCTTATGGCCGTTGGGCTGGCTTTAGTAGCGGATGGGTTTATTGGTCCTCCGAATTATTGATAACGGGCAGTCAATTAACTGCCTTATCCTTGTTTTCTCGCTTTTGGTTCCCAAACATTCCGATGTGGGTTTTGGCCTCTGTATTTGCCATTTTAGGGTTAGCGATCATATTCGCAGGTACGAAAGGTTTCGAACGTATGGAGAATGTATTTGCCATCATCAAAGTGTCCGCTATCATCATGTTTATCGTGCTCGGCGTGCTCGCTTTATGTGGTGTTCTGGGACAAGGTAAGTCTAACCCTTCATTTCCGTTCGACACATTTTTTGAAAAAGGGTTCATCGGATTATGGTCATCCCTGCTCTTTGCTTTTTATGCTTTTGGAGGAATTGAGATTATGGGTATCATGGCTATCCGCCTTCAAGAGCCCAAAGACGCTCCAAAATCAGGAAGAGTTATGTTAAGTTTAATCGCCATTATTTATGTAGTTTCACTTACACTCACGATTATTATGATTTCATGGAAAACCCTAAACACGAAAGAAAGCCCATTTCTGCAAGCTCTCCATCAATATGAACTACCTTTTGTGCCACATCTTTTTATTGGAATTCTGATCATTGCTGGGTTCTCTACCATGGTCGCTTCTCTATTTGCCGTAACCAGCATGCTCGTTACATTAGCGGAAGATGATGACGCTCCCTCACTCTTTGCTAAGAAAACGAAGAATCGTCCTCTCTTTGCTATTGGATTAACAACCGCTGCGCTAATCCTATCGATTGTATGTGCTATGCTGTTGCCTGGAAAAGTGTATGTGTATATCACGACTGCTGCTGGTTTAATGTTGCTTTACAACTGGTTTTTCATTCTCATCACATCAGGTAGCATATTACAATTGACGAAGTGGGGCAAAATGAAACGGTTTCTCGGTATGCTCATACTCCTTACCGCTATTAGTGGTTCATTGTTTCACCATACTAGTCGTCCTGGTTTCTTTGTAAGTCTCGGCTTTCTTCTCCTAATTACGATTGTTACGCTACTAATAAGGAGAAAATGGAAGAAAAACATAAAGGAATAA
- a CDS encoding MFS transporter, with protein MARSDTQTAPIASPSTTVYPILFAISIVHLLNDSMQSTVSALFPIIKDSMNLTFSQIGLIAFAMNITASMLQPVVGIYSDIRPRPYILPFGVCFTLLGIIALSVAPNFLIVVLAVIAMGIGSAIFHPESSRVAYLASGGRRGLSQSIFQVGGNIGSSLGPIMTALIFVHLGQFGVIWFTIAAVAAIAIQYYVAKWYSIQPVITRSIKKTKTTETSKTGLSRSQVIWAIVILVFLVFSKHVYISSISSYYTFFLIDKFGMTVQHAQWFLFAFLAASAAGTFIGGPLSDRFGRRNIIWLSILGTAPFSLLLPHVSLVYVTLLSICAGFVLSSAFSIIVVYAQELLPNKIGLISGLFFGLAFGLGGLGSAVMGKVADQTSIDFIMNLSAYLPLLGILAIFLPKDKEVSG; from the coding sequence AACAACCGTATATCCGATTCTGTTTGCTATCAGTATTGTTCATTTATTGAATGACTCTATGCAATCAACCGTCTCTGCCCTATTTCCCATCATTAAAGATTCCATGAACTTAACGTTCAGTCAAATCGGTTTAATTGCATTCGCTATGAATATTACAGCGTCTATGTTGCAACCTGTTGTAGGGATATATTCAGACATTCGACCGCGACCTTACATATTACCTTTTGGCGTATGCTTTACCTTACTCGGAATCATAGCTTTATCCGTAGCTCCTAATTTCCTCATTGTTGTGCTTGCAGTCATTGCGATGGGTATTGGCTCAGCTATTTTTCACCCAGAATCATCTCGTGTTGCCTATTTAGCTAGTGGAGGCAGAAGAGGTCTATCACAGTCGATTTTCCAAGTTGGGGGAAATATTGGATCTTCGTTAGGCCCCATCATGACGGCACTCATTTTTGTCCATTTAGGACAGTTCGGCGTGATTTGGTTTACGATAGCTGCCGTTGCTGCCATTGCGATCCAATATTACGTTGCGAAATGGTATAGTATTCAACCTGTGATCACACGCTCCATCAAAAAGACTAAAACGACAGAAACCTCTAAGACGGGATTAAGTCGCTCACAAGTCATATGGGCTATCGTCATCCTTGTATTTCTTGTTTTCTCCAAGCATGTGTACATATCGAGTATTTCTTCCTATTACACATTCTTCTTAATTGATAAATTCGGGATGACGGTACAGCACGCACAGTGGTTTTTATTCGCCTTTCTAGCAGCATCAGCAGCAGGTACCTTTATAGGAGGCCCATTATCTGATCGATTCGGGCGACGTAATATTATTTGGTTGTCTATCTTAGGAACTGCCCCCTTCTCTCTTTTACTGCCACATGTTTCCTTAGTCTACGTTACCTTGCTTAGTATTTGTGCAGGCTTTGTATTATCGTCAGCTTTTTCGATTATTGTAGTCTATGCTCAGGAACTATTACCTAATAAAATCGGTTTAATTTCGGGACTATTTTTCGGATTAGCCTTCGGTCTTGGTGGACTAGGTTCCGCCGTCATGGGTAAGGTAGCAGATCAGACAAGTATCGATTTTATTATGAATCTCTCAGCCTACCTACCGTTACTCGGTATTTTAGCGATATTTCTACCTAAAGATAAAGAGGTAAGTGGATAA